In the genome of Populus nigra chromosome 9, ddPopNigr1.1, whole genome shotgun sequence, one region contains:
- the LOC133702838 gene encoding uncharacterized protein LOC133702838 isoform X2 translates to MEDIGLVKRGRKWLQTQKHAYWRAKTAVGCWRDKIGVFIERHWPMVCNGCARFGRLMRLLLIYWKDCVVRGFNSVIKLGSAALLLIMWSCFLSLTSMSSLLYVLLCMGAAGAAVQYLGYTPGLFIVGLFAILILWMYANFLITGTLFIVGGYLFSQNHARLVVLMATIYAIYCVKVRVGWHGVFLSINLTFFSNDILNFLLQWCDNVRESTQFEEHKKTETVLEDEFFSEECEFSIPADESEKVQSCKSSSKPAASASVVNNQKESSARKVVVEEETSSADEMKRILDSGGHYEALGFPRHKRIDVAILKKEYRKKAMLVHPDKNMGSPLASESFKKLQCAYEVLSDSVKKRDYDEQLRKEESRTRSVCEKSHSTSRQDNSDYCSEESRWIHCTKCGNSHIWVCTNRNKAKARWCQDCRQYHQAKDGDGWVEYKGSLIFDRPQKMEIPRAFVCGESKIFDVSEWAICQGMQCRPNTHRPSFHVNMVGLEKTKWSNSSKYPWDLDAEMMDDKEEEFEVWLQQAFGRFCETSKRRKSWSPFKLPQKKGKMQWRRTST, encoded by the exons ATGGAGGATATTGGGCTGGTTAAGCGAGGGCGGAAATGGCTGCAAACGCAGAAACATGCCTATTGGCGGGCGAAAACTGCAGTGGGGTGTTGGCGGGACAAGATTGGTGTGTTTATAGAGAGGCATTGGCCTATGGTGTGCAATGGATGTGCAAGATTTGGAAGATTGATGCGTTTGTTGTTGATTTATTGGAAAGATTGTGTTGTGAGGGGTTTTAATTCAGTTATCAAATTGGGTTCGGCGGCTTTGCTTCTTATAATGTGGAGTTGCTTTCTTAGTCTCACTTCAATGTCTTCCTTGCTTTATGTACTACTTTGTATg GGAGCTGCGGGAGCTGCTGTTCAGTATTTGGGCTACACTCCTGGACTTTTTATTGTAGGACTGTTcgctattttaattttatggatgTATGCTAACTTTTTGATAACTGGAACATTATTTATAGTTGGAG GTTATTTGTTCTCTCAGAATCATGCACGGCTAGTAGTCTTAATGGCGACTATATATGCTATTTATTGTGTGAAAGTTCGAGTTGGATGGCATGGTGTTTTCCTATCAATAAACCTAACATTTTTCTCAAACGATATTTTAAATTTCCTGCTTCAATGGTGTGATAATGTCAGGGAAAGCACCCAATTTGAAGAACATAAGAAAACTGAAACAGTTCTCGAAGATGAGTTTTTTTCTGAGGAATGTGAATTCTCGATTCCTGCTGATGAATCTGAGAAGGTGCAGTCATGCAAATCATCTAGCAAACCAGCTGCAAGCGCATCTGTTGTGAATAACCAAAAAGAGTCTTCTGCTAGAAAAGTAGttgtagaagaagaaacaaGCTCAGCTGATGAGATGAAAAGAATATTAGATAGTGGAGGTCATTATGAAGCACTGGGATTTCCTCGCCACAAGCGAATTGATGTTGCAATTTTGAAGAAGGAATACCGGAAAAAG GCCATGCTTGTCCATCCTGATAAAAATATGGGAAGCCCTTTAGCAAGTGAATCATTTAAGAAACTTCAATGTGCTTATGAG GTTTTGTCTGATTCTGTGAAGAAGAGGGACTATGATGAGCAATTGAGAAAGGAAGAATCTAGGACTAGGAGTGTATGCGAGAAATCCCATAGTACTTCACGTCAG GATAATTCAGATTACTGCTCTGAGGAATCGAGGTGGATACATTGCACCAAGTGTGGCAATTCACACATATGGGTGTGTACTAACAGGAATAAGGCCAAGGCAAGATGGTGCCAG GATTGCCGCCAATATCATCAAGCCAAGGATGGAGATGGATGGGTTGAATATAAAGGCTCATTGATCTTTGACAGGCCTCAGAAG ATGGAAATTCCGCGTGCATTTGTTTGTGGTGAGAGCAAAATCTTTGATGTGTCAGAATGGGCTATTTGCCAG GGGATGCAATGCAGGCCCAACACCCATAGGCCAAGCTTCCATGTAAACATGGTTGGCTTGGAGAAGACAAAATGGTCCAACTCAAGCAAATATCCATGGGATTTGGATGCTGAAATGATGGATGACAAGGAAGAAGAATTTGAGGTGTGGCTTCAGCAGGCTTTTGGCCGTTTTTGTGAGACCTCCAAACGTAGAAAGAGTTGGAGTCCTTTTAAGTTGCCCCAAAAGAAAGGGAAGATGCAATGGCGAAGAACATCAACTTGA
- the LOC133702838 gene encoding uncharacterized protein LOC133702838 isoform X1, with product MEDIGLVKRGRKWLQTQKHAYWRAKTAVGCWRDKIGVFIERHWPMVCNGCARFGRLMRLLLIYWKDCVVRGFNSVIKLGSAALLLIMWSCFLSLTSMSSLLYVLLCMGAAGAAVQYLGYTPGLFIVGLFAILILWMYANFLITGTLFIVGGYLFSQNHARLVVLMATIYAIYCVKVRVGWHGVFLSINLTFFSNDILNFLLQWCDNVRESTQFEEHKKTETVLEDEFFSEECEFSIPADESEKVQSCKSSSKPAASASVVNNQKESSARKVVVEEETSSADEMKRILDSGGHYEALGFPRHKRIDVAILKKEYRKKAMLVHPDKNMGSPLASESFKKLQCAYEVLSDSVKKRDYDEQLRKEESRTRSVCEKSHSTSRQQDNSDYCSEESRWIHCTKCGNSHIWVCTNRNKAKARWCQDCRQYHQAKDGDGWVEYKGSLIFDRPQKMEIPRAFVCGESKIFDVSEWAICQGMQCRPNTHRPSFHVNMVGLEKTKWSNSSKYPWDLDAEMMDDKEEEFEVWLQQAFGRFCETSKRRKSWSPFKLPQKKGKMQWRRTST from the exons ATGGAGGATATTGGGCTGGTTAAGCGAGGGCGGAAATGGCTGCAAACGCAGAAACATGCCTATTGGCGGGCGAAAACTGCAGTGGGGTGTTGGCGGGACAAGATTGGTGTGTTTATAGAGAGGCATTGGCCTATGGTGTGCAATGGATGTGCAAGATTTGGAAGATTGATGCGTTTGTTGTTGATTTATTGGAAAGATTGTGTTGTGAGGGGTTTTAATTCAGTTATCAAATTGGGTTCGGCGGCTTTGCTTCTTATAATGTGGAGTTGCTTTCTTAGTCTCACTTCAATGTCTTCCTTGCTTTATGTACTACTTTGTATg GGAGCTGCGGGAGCTGCTGTTCAGTATTTGGGCTACACTCCTGGACTTTTTATTGTAGGACTGTTcgctattttaattttatggatgTATGCTAACTTTTTGATAACTGGAACATTATTTATAGTTGGAG GTTATTTGTTCTCTCAGAATCATGCACGGCTAGTAGTCTTAATGGCGACTATATATGCTATTTATTGTGTGAAAGTTCGAGTTGGATGGCATGGTGTTTTCCTATCAATAAACCTAACATTTTTCTCAAACGATATTTTAAATTTCCTGCTTCAATGGTGTGATAATGTCAGGGAAAGCACCCAATTTGAAGAACATAAGAAAACTGAAACAGTTCTCGAAGATGAGTTTTTTTCTGAGGAATGTGAATTCTCGATTCCTGCTGATGAATCTGAGAAGGTGCAGTCATGCAAATCATCTAGCAAACCAGCTGCAAGCGCATCTGTTGTGAATAACCAAAAAGAGTCTTCTGCTAGAAAAGTAGttgtagaagaagaaacaaGCTCAGCTGATGAGATGAAAAGAATATTAGATAGTGGAGGTCATTATGAAGCACTGGGATTTCCTCGCCACAAGCGAATTGATGTTGCAATTTTGAAGAAGGAATACCGGAAAAAG GCCATGCTTGTCCATCCTGATAAAAATATGGGAAGCCCTTTAGCAAGTGAATCATTTAAGAAACTTCAATGTGCTTATGAG GTTTTGTCTGATTCTGTGAAGAAGAGGGACTATGATGAGCAATTGAGAAAGGAAGAATCTAGGACTAGGAGTGTATGCGAGAAATCCCATAGTACTTCACGTCAG CAGGATAATTCAGATTACTGCTCTGAGGAATCGAGGTGGATACATTGCACCAAGTGTGGCAATTCACACATATGGGTGTGTACTAACAGGAATAAGGCCAAGGCAAGATGGTGCCAG GATTGCCGCCAATATCATCAAGCCAAGGATGGAGATGGATGGGTTGAATATAAAGGCTCATTGATCTTTGACAGGCCTCAGAAG ATGGAAATTCCGCGTGCATTTGTTTGTGGTGAGAGCAAAATCTTTGATGTGTCAGAATGGGCTATTTGCCAG GGGATGCAATGCAGGCCCAACACCCATAGGCCAAGCTTCCATGTAAACATGGTTGGCTTGGAGAAGACAAAATGGTCCAACTCAAGCAAATATCCATGGGATTTGGATGCTGAAATGATGGATGACAAGGAAGAAGAATTTGAGGTGTGGCTTCAGCAGGCTTTTGGCCGTTTTTGTGAGACCTCCAAACGTAGAAAGAGTTGGAGTCCTTTTAAGTTGCCCCAAAAGAAAGGGAAGATGCAATGGCGAAGAACATCAACTTGA
- the LOC133702838 gene encoding uncharacterized protein LOC133702838 isoform X3 gives MEDIGLVKRGRKWLQTQKHAYWRAKTAVGCWRDKIGVFIERHWPMVCNGCARFGRLMRLLLIYWKDCVVRGFNSVIKLGSAALLLIMWSCFLSLTSMSSLLYVLLCMGAAGAAVQYLGYTPGLFIVGLFAILILWMYANFLITGTLFIVGGYLFSQNHARLVVLMATIYAIYCVKVRVGWHGVFLSINLTFFSNDILNFLLQWCDNVRESTQFEEHKKTETVLEDEFFSEECEFSIPADESEKVQSCKSSSKPAASASVVNNQKESSARKVVVEEETSSADEMKRILDSGGHYEALGFPRHKRIDVAILKKEYRKKAMLVHPDKNMGSPLASESFKKLQCAYEVLSDSVKKRDYDEQLRKEESRTRSVCEKSHSTSRQQDNSDYCSEESRWIHCTKCGNSHIWVCTNRNKAKARWCQDCRQYHQAKDGDGWVEYKGSLIFDRPQKGMQCRPNTHRPSFHVNMVGLEKTKWSNSSKYPWDLDAEMMDDKEEEFEVWLQQAFGRFCETSKRRKSWSPFKLPQKKGKMQWRRTST, from the exons ATGGAGGATATTGGGCTGGTTAAGCGAGGGCGGAAATGGCTGCAAACGCAGAAACATGCCTATTGGCGGGCGAAAACTGCAGTGGGGTGTTGGCGGGACAAGATTGGTGTGTTTATAGAGAGGCATTGGCCTATGGTGTGCAATGGATGTGCAAGATTTGGAAGATTGATGCGTTTGTTGTTGATTTATTGGAAAGATTGTGTTGTGAGGGGTTTTAATTCAGTTATCAAATTGGGTTCGGCGGCTTTGCTTCTTATAATGTGGAGTTGCTTTCTTAGTCTCACTTCAATGTCTTCCTTGCTTTATGTACTACTTTGTATg GGAGCTGCGGGAGCTGCTGTTCAGTATTTGGGCTACACTCCTGGACTTTTTATTGTAGGACTGTTcgctattttaattttatggatgTATGCTAACTTTTTGATAACTGGAACATTATTTATAGTTGGAG GTTATTTGTTCTCTCAGAATCATGCACGGCTAGTAGTCTTAATGGCGACTATATATGCTATTTATTGTGTGAAAGTTCGAGTTGGATGGCATGGTGTTTTCCTATCAATAAACCTAACATTTTTCTCAAACGATATTTTAAATTTCCTGCTTCAATGGTGTGATAATGTCAGGGAAAGCACCCAATTTGAAGAACATAAGAAAACTGAAACAGTTCTCGAAGATGAGTTTTTTTCTGAGGAATGTGAATTCTCGATTCCTGCTGATGAATCTGAGAAGGTGCAGTCATGCAAATCATCTAGCAAACCAGCTGCAAGCGCATCTGTTGTGAATAACCAAAAAGAGTCTTCTGCTAGAAAAGTAGttgtagaagaagaaacaaGCTCAGCTGATGAGATGAAAAGAATATTAGATAGTGGAGGTCATTATGAAGCACTGGGATTTCCTCGCCACAAGCGAATTGATGTTGCAATTTTGAAGAAGGAATACCGGAAAAAG GCCATGCTTGTCCATCCTGATAAAAATATGGGAAGCCCTTTAGCAAGTGAATCATTTAAGAAACTTCAATGTGCTTATGAG GTTTTGTCTGATTCTGTGAAGAAGAGGGACTATGATGAGCAATTGAGAAAGGAAGAATCTAGGACTAGGAGTGTATGCGAGAAATCCCATAGTACTTCACGTCAG CAGGATAATTCAGATTACTGCTCTGAGGAATCGAGGTGGATACATTGCACCAAGTGTGGCAATTCACACATATGGGTGTGTACTAACAGGAATAAGGCCAAGGCAAGATGGTGCCAG GATTGCCGCCAATATCATCAAGCCAAGGATGGAGATGGATGGGTTGAATATAAAGGCTCATTGATCTTTGACAGGCCTCAGAAG GGGATGCAATGCAGGCCCAACACCCATAGGCCAAGCTTCCATGTAAACATGGTTGGCTTGGAGAAGACAAAATGGTCCAACTCAAGCAAATATCCATGGGATTTGGATGCTGAAATGATGGATGACAAGGAAGAAGAATTTGAGGTGTGGCTTCAGCAGGCTTTTGGCCGTTTTTGTGAGACCTCCAAACGTAGAAAGAGTTGGAGTCCTTTTAAGTTGCCCCAAAAGAAAGGGAAGATGCAATGGCGAAGAACATCAACTTGA
- the LOC133702839 gene encoding cold-responsive protein kinase 1-like gives MTCFSFLFGRRIDSPQQFGVVEEDLSHVHNVKCYSYKELRNATEDFSTANKIGEGGFGSVYKGRLKHGEIAAIKVLSAESRQGVPEFLAEIKTMSEIEHENLVKLYGCCAEGNHRILVYNYLENNSLAQTLLGGGHSHINIQFSWRTRTRICIGVARGLAFLHDEVKPCIVHRDIKASNILLDKDLTPKISDFGLAKLIPDHMTHVSTRVAGTLGYLAPEYAIRGQLTRKADLYSFGVLLVEIVCGRNNTNTRLPVAEQYLLERAWDLYERRELVALVDTALNGDFDAEEACRFLKIGLLCTQDNPKLRPSMSTVVRMLTGQKDLDESKIMKPGLISDFMDLKVRAPFNTKASATTSFNAFSGSEMLDSSILSSENSSTATPTTLTGLYGRSI, from the exons AtgacttgtttttctttcttatttggtCGACGGATAGATTCTCCGCAACAATTTGGTGTAGTTGAAGAAG ACCTTAGCCACGTTCATAATGTTAAATGCTATTCGTACAAGGAATTAAGAAATGCCACTGAAGATTTTAGCACTGCCAACAAAATTGGGGAGGGAGGTTTCGGTTCTGTATACAAG GGACGGCTCAAACATGGGGAAATAGCTGCTATAAAGGTTCTTTCAGCTGAGTCGAGACAAGGGGTGCCAGAATTCTTAGCAGAGATTAAAACAATGTCAGAGATAGAGCATGAAAATTTAGTGAAGTTATATGGCTGTTGTGCAGAAGGAAATCATAGAATTTTAGTTTACAACTACCTGGAGAACAATAGCCTTGCGCAAACTCTTCTAG GTGGAGGTCACAGTCACATTAATATCCAGTTTAGTTGGAGAACACGAACTAGGATTTGCATTGGGGTTGCAAGAGGGCTTGCCTTTCTTCATGATGAAGTAAAACCATGCATTGTCCACAGAGATATCAAAGCAAGCAATATTCTACTTGACAAGGACCTAACACCAAAAATTTCAGATTTTGGTCTGGCCAAGCTTATACCTGACCACATGACACATGTCAGTACACGTGTGGCTGGAACACT AGGTTACCTGGCACCAGAGTATGCAATAAGGGGGCAATTGACACGGAAAGCAGATCTCTACAGTTTTGGCGTCCTCCTTGTGGAAATTGTTTGTGGCAGAAATAACACAAACACAAGATTACCTGTTGCAGAACAATACCTCTTAGAACGG GCTTGGGATCTTTATGAGCGAAGGGAGCTGGTTGCTCTGGTGGATACGGCATTAAATGGTGACTTTGATGCTGAGGAGGCTTGTAGGTTTCTAAAAATCGGTCTACTCTGCACCCAAGATAATCCAAAGCTTCGGCCTTCCATGTCTACCGTAGTCAGAATGCTGACTGGCCAGAAGGACCTTGATGAGAGTAAGATAATGAAGCCAGGCCTAATTTCTGATTTCATGGACCTCAAAGTACGAGCACCCTTCAACACCAAAGCATCTGCTACAACatcttttaatgcattttccGGATCAGAGATGCTGGACAGTTCGATCTTGTCATCAGAAAACTCATCAACTGCAACTCCTACAACTTTGACTGGGTTATATGGTCGGAGCATTTGA